Within Bacteroidota bacterium, the genomic segment TATCTGATCATGGAGTTAAAGCAGTAAAAAACACAGAATTATTTCCTTTTACTTTTGCTGATAATGAAGAAATTCCACGTGAGAAATTGCTTGAAAGAATGAAAGGTGCAGGATGCGACGGCATTTTTACGATTGCCGAGCTTGACGTAAAAACAGAAGAAAGATATGTTCCAGGAACTCAGCCAATGCCTTTACCTCCTTACAGGTATCGATACTACAACAGCTATTATTCTTATTATACATACCGTTATAATCAGATTTATGAACCTGGTTACGTAACAACAGAAACTACTTACTTTTTTGAATCAAACTTCTATGATCTAGCCACTGAAAACCTGCTGTGGTCTATTCAATCGGAAGCATTTGAACCAACCAATATTGACAGTTGGTTTCAAGGATATTCTGGTTTATTAATCAATCAACTTAAAAAGGAAGGACTGCTAGCCAAATAAATGATGAATCATTTACATTTTTGATCATGAGAAAAGTAGCATTATTGTTGGCTGGAGCTTATCAAACACCATGGAATCGGGATGGGTTGTAAATACATTAAGCACATCAATAACGCAATATGGCAAGCCAGAGATTATCCATTCCGATCAGGGCAGCCAGTTAACTCAGATGAATATGTGAATTTGGTAAAAGGCCTTGAAACGGTAAAGATATCAATGGATGGGAAAGGAAGGGCAACCGACAATGTTTATATTGAACGATTCTTCCGAACCATTAAATATGTTAAGATTTATCTGGAGCGTCCGGAGAACGGAGTTGAATTGCAATTGGTTTGTAAACAGTTTATTCACTACTACAACGAAAGACGGGATCATTCTTCTATCAGGGATGTACCGCCAAATAAATCTTACAGGAGGGCGGCATGAGTTGTCAACAAATCAGGGAAAGTATTAGTCTCCCCCCAGCCCCCTCCCCTCGTGCTAACAATAACTCTAATATTTGTTTAAAATACTGCCCAAAGGGATTAGACCATCTCAATACACACGCTGAAACATTAACAGACATTGAAGTTGAATTTACATACGGAGTACTTGACAATACTTTCCCCGACAATATGAAACCTCTGAATGGAATGTATATAACGGGAGACTCCTTAAATTTTATGCTTCCATCTCACATTGTATTTGTGGCTTCCTCAAGTTTCGATGCTGTCAATTTTGCCGGAGCAGTGGGCAGTACTTTAATTACCGACAATCTGGAACTGATTGATTAAAAATGTAATTCATTTAAAATAAAACTTGTAACCATGAACAGCAAAATGATTTTTGTAAATAACACAT encodes:
- a CDS encoding integrase core domain-containing protein, translated to MGCKYIKHINNAIWQARDYPFRSGQPVNSDEYVNLVKGLETVKISMDGKGRATDNVYIERFFRTIKYVKIYLERPENGVELQLVCKQFIHYYNERRDHSSIRDVPPNKSYRRAA
- a CDS encoding PCMD domain-containing protein, with protein sequence MSCQQIRESISLPPAPSPRANNNSNICLKYCPKGLDHLNTHAETLTDIEVEFTYGVLDNTFPDNMKPLNGMYITGDSLNFMLPSHIVFVASSSFDAVNFAGAVGSTLITDNLELID